From Sphingorhabdus sp. SMR4y:
ACATGCTCACGATTGGTTTGTTGGGGAGCGGGGGCCAGCATCCGGGCATGGCCGTTGGGATAGAGGGTGTTCACATTGCGCTTGCTGTCGACCAGCGGCGAAACGGTATCGGGATGGATGAAGGGGACATGATAGACCTCCATATTGGCCTCCATCGCCACCTTCCAGTTGCAATTCAGGTCAAACGAATAGCGCGCCGCCAGTCTGATCTTGTCGAAGCGGAATTCCTTCCACTCATCCCAGACCGGGCCCAGCCATTGCTTGAGCGGCATCGCATCTGCATCGAAATTCACGAAGATCAGATTGCCCAGCATCTCGCATTTGACCGGAATCAGGCTGCGGCAGGACATGTCGAACTCGGGTCCGAAATCCTGCTTTTCCGGAACACCGACCAAAGTGCCATCGGTCTTGTAAGTCCAGTTATGATAGCCGCACATAAGCCGCGGCGACTTGCCTTTTTCCTCGGTCACGACCGGCGCGCCGCGATGACGGCAGGTATTGTAAAAGGCGCGGACTTCACCATCCATGCCGTGCACGATGATGATCGGGTCGCCGACCTGCTCCCATTTCATGAAGCAGCCCGGTTCCGGCACTTCGTCGATATGAGCAGCGAACAGCCAGGTCTTCTTCCACAGATATTGCTGTTCGAGGTCGTAATATTCCTGGCTGGTATAGCGGCCGGCCGGCAGGTCAGGGAGATGGGGAAAGCCTTGGGGCGGGGCCGCGCGAGACGCTTCCCACTCCATCAGCCGCTTCATTTGATCGATATAGGCAGGATCCATCACCACGCCCCCGATCCTTCGGTCAGCATTGCTGCGACTGACATCAACGTTTCTCCTCGCCCTCATTCTATTCCGTTCAAATTGATACAGTGCGTGAAGATTGAGTCAATATTAAATATAACATTGTTATTTATAAACTGCGGCCTCAGCATCGGCTGGTTGTTTTGCGTGAAGATGGCAGTTTGCTGCTTGTCGGCCGATCTCGCAATCCTGCCTTGTAATACCAGCCCGGACACCAATCAGAGGCAATCGCGTCCGACAAAATTTGCGCGATTGTCATGACCTTGCTGATCGAATAGACCCCAACTTGTCCAAAACTGAGAGATGGTATCAATATTGCCGCGCATAGTAGATCATGATGAGCGCCGCCGACAAGTCGTCGGGATCGCCAGAAATATATTGTTAGAATATGGGCTGGAAAAACTTACTGTCCGGCGAATTGCAGAGTCCGCGAATCTGAGTACAGCCATAATCTCGCATTATTTTCGGGATAAGCGAGAACTCATGCTGTTCATATTTCTGGATACTCTGGAAATCGCCGAAAGCAGGTTCGCCCAGGCCGTTGAAGCTGATCTATCGACGACGGCCTGCTTGCAGACATTGCTACCCACCGATCAAGAAAGCCGAAATAACTGGAAAGTCTGGATTGCATTTTGGAATATGACGCTGACCGATCGGGAGTTTCGACAACAGCAGGTGGCTAGGACCGAGAACACTCTCCGAATGATACGCGGCTTACTCGATCGCAATGCACACCCCCGGTCGACTGATGAAAATGAAAAGGACGTAGAGGAACGAAGGATATTCGCCGTGCTTGTTGGAATAGCAATCCAGGCCATTCACGATCCTGAAAGCTGGCCTGTCGAGCAACAGAGCCGCGTGCTGGAAAGTGAATTTGGCCGATTTTCGGACATGACGCGCTAGCTGATTATTAGCGGGAGCGGCCGGAGATTGCCTTACAGCTGCAAACTTTCCGCTCGCTGCCAGAGGCGGCTCGTTTACCCATCATCGATGGTCATATGCTGGAGCGAATGCCAGATATGAACAATATCGTCCCAGTCAAGCATCCGCTCTTGCCGACACTGCGGCAAACTCTCGCAATCCCAATGATACTCGTTCCAATATCGTGCTCGTGCGCAGTGGTTGCACGCCCATCTCGCAGTTAAAGCAGCAGCGGCCCGTCTTCGTCTAGTCGGCGACGGATTGTGCCATCCGTTATCGATGATTTATTTATATCATTGTTATATTAAATATTGACACGGCATCTGCGGCCGATACTAAATCAAACGCAACAAGACGGAGAGGACGAGAAGCGCGGATGGAATCCCAAATAATGAAGCAACTGTGTTCCAACACCGCAAAAATTCTGACCGCTCGCGGACGACAACGGTTACAAGCTGAAACGGAGTAATGGCCATGACGAATCCAGATGAATCCGCCGAGATTCTTTCTTCTTCAACAATCGAACACTGGGACGATACTGCTGACGTTCTGGTGATCGGGTATGGCATTGCCGGCGCCTGCGCGGCTCTGGAAGCTCGCCGGGCCGGATCAGATGTGCTGGTGATCGAGCGTGCATCGGGCGGCGGCGGAGCCAGCGCGCTTTCGGCAGGCATTTTCTATTTTGGCGGTGGCACAGACGTCCAGCGCGCCGCAGGTTACGAGGATACGCCTGACAATATGTTCGATTTCCTGATGGCCAGTACAGGAGCACCCGACGCGCATTTGGTGCGACGCTATTGCAACAATTCTACCGCACAGTTCGACTGGCTCGAGGCACAGGGCGTGCCTTTCAATCGCGGGCATTACAAGGGCAAGTCGGTAATCGCACCTACCGATGACTGTCTGGCTTCCACCGGTAACGAGAAACTTTGGCCCTTTAAACAGGTCGCAACGCCCGTGCCGCGCGGGCACAAGGTCGCCAAAGAGGGTGACGGTGGCGGCGCATTGGCGATGAACGCACTGACCACTGTATGCGAACGCGAAGGCGTGCGTGTGGAAGTGGACAGTCGCGTCAATGCTCTTGTTCGCGATGACTCCGGACGCATCGTCGGCGTCCGCGCGAAGCAGAGTGACGGGCAAAAATTCTTCCGCGCGACACGCGGGGTGGTGCTGGCCGCCGGGGCCTTCGGTTTGAACCGCGAAATGGTCAGCCATTATTCCCCGCAGTTTCCTGACAGTTGCGAGCCGCTGGGCATTCCGAACAACGACGGCGATGCCATTCGTCTCGGCCAAGCGGTTGGCGGCGAACTGCGTGCGATGGACGGGATTATTGCCACCGCCAGTTTTTATCCGCCAGAGCAATTGATCAAGGCGATTCTTGTAAACAAACATGGCGAGCGGTTTATTGCCGAGGACAGCTATCACGGACGCTCCGCCCAGGCGATTATGGAGCAACCGGGCACTGTGGCCTATCTCGTGATGGATTCAACGATCTTCGCATATCCCGAGGTTGACCACGCCAATCATCGTCTCATCGACGGTTGGGAAACGGTTGCAGAAATGGAAGCGGGGCTAAATATGCCCCAAG
This genomic window contains:
- a CDS encoding aromatic ring-hydroxylating oxygenase subunit alpha encodes the protein MDPAYIDQMKRLMEWEASRAAPPQGFPHLPDLPAGRYTSQEYYDLEQQYLWKKTWLFAAHIDEVPEPGCFMKWEQVGDPIIIVHGMDGEVRAFYNTCRHRGAPVVTEEKGKSPRLMCGYHNWTYKTDGTLVGVPEKQDFGPEFDMSCRSLIPVKCEMLGNLIFVNFDADAMPLKQWLGPVWDEWKEFRFDKIRLAARYSFDLNCNWKVAMEANMEVYHVPFIHPDTVSPLVDSKRNVNTLYPNGHARMLAPAPQQTNREHVRAIDSPPNWQEIEGVGEFGRTCTQSYTMFPNWVSPLSNYFVPPLIFWPTSLNTTRLELVTMAMDWGDGPAPDLWTVPNESKPNGRDMSPIILEDTQFGEMIQKSMESDGFKSVPLSYQEARIYSFHQNCDKMIGLNRVPECLAVEQVIGEEWVYPNDPRVAEMEQLEAAG
- a CDS encoding TetR family transcriptional regulator C-terminal domain-containing protein; this translates as MLFIFLDTLEIAESRFAQAVEADLSTTACLQTLLPTDQESRNNWKVWIAFWNMTLTDREFRQQQVARTENTLRMIRGLLDRNAHPRSTDENEKDVEERRIFAVLVGIAIQAIHDPESWPVEQQSRVLESEFGRFSDMTR
- a CDS encoding FAD-dependent oxidoreductase — translated: MTNPDESAEILSSSTIEHWDDTADVLVIGYGIAGACAALEARRAGSDVLVIERASGGGGASALSAGIFYFGGGTDVQRAAGYEDTPDNMFDFLMASTGAPDAHLVRRYCNNSTAQFDWLEAQGVPFNRGHYKGKSVIAPTDDCLASTGNEKLWPFKQVATPVPRGHKVAKEGDGGGALAMNALTTVCEREGVRVEVDSRVNALVRDDSGRIVGVRAKQSDGQKFFRATRGVVLAAGAFGLNREMVSHYSPQFPDSCEPLGIPNNDGDAIRLGQAVGGELRAMDGIIATASFYPPEQLIKAILVNKHGERFIAEDSYHGRSAQAIMEQPGTVAYLVMDSTIFAYPEVDHANHRLIDGWETVAEMEAGLNMPQGALQCTMTEYNEGAERGEDALFHKDKEWLQPLNQGPYAAFEVSYSNSCYYYITLGGLKVSADSEVLDINGNAIAGLFAAGACASTIAQDGPGYASGLMLGPASYFGRIAGENAAHATIAT